The Cetobacterium sp. 8H DNA window TAACATTGATTTCTTAGCTGAAACAAAGGGTGAAAGAACAGGGGAAGCTGTCATTAGTGGGCTTCAAGCAATGGGACTTTTAAAGATAGAAGCTCTGACATATATAAGAGGAAGAAGTATTCCAAATGGGTTTATAATAATAGATGAAGCTCAAAACTTAACACCATTAGAGGTTAAGACTATAATAACAAGAGCTGGAGAAAATACTAAAATAGTTTTAACAGGAGACCCTGATCAGATAGATAGTCCATATCTAGATGCAGATACAAATGGATTGACTTACCTATCAGATAAGTTAAAAAATGAAAGTATTGCGGGGCACGTAACTTTGAAAAAAGGTGAACGTTCAGCTTTAGCTGAGTTGGCTGCGAAACTTCTATAATTTTTTCTTTTATTTTAGCAATATATATATTATAATACTGTATAAGATAGAAGTCTAAATTTGGGAGGAGTAAAGTTATGGAAACACTATTAACAGTATTCTTATTTATATTTGCTGTAGCTTTAATAATATTAGTTCTTATTCAACCAGATAGAAGCCATGGTATGTCAGGTAGCATGGGAATGGGAGGTTCAAACACCGTATTTGGAGTTTCAAAAGATGGTGGACCACTAGCCAGAGCAACTGAAGTAGTAGCATTTTTATTTATACTTTCAGCACTTCTTCTGTATCTAGTAAAATAGTTAAAAGAATTAAAGGCGTGTTGGGGTACACAATGCGCTTTTTTATTTTTAAATGATAGGTTGTGATTTGAGATGCAAAGTATATTTAGTAAAAATTTTGAAAACGCAAAGCCACTTTCAACAAGATTAAGACCAAAAGTATTAGGGGATTTTGAAGGCCAAGACAAACTTTTAGGAAAAAATGGTGTTCTAAGAAAAATAATAGAGGGTAAAAATCTATCGAACATGATATTATATGGACCTTCAGGAAGTGGAAAGAGCTCTTTAGGGGAGATAATTTCTAAAGAATTAGACTATAACTTTGAAACTTTAAATGCAACAATTGCTAGTTTAAACGATTTAAGAGAGATAGTTGAAAGAGCAAAAAGGAATTTAGAACTCTATGGAAAAAAAACAATACTTTTTTTAGATGAGATTCATAGATTTAATAAGACACAACAAGATGCACTACTATCCTATACAGAAACAGGTATATTAATTTTGGTCGGAGCAACAACTGAAAATCCATACCATAATCTGAATAATGCTCTTATATCAAGATGTTTAATTTTTGAATTTAAAGCTTTAACGAGAGAAAATATAAAGGCAATACTTTTAAAAGGTGAAAAATTTATAGAGGTAGAGTTACCTCAAGAAGTTAGAGAAGTTATATTAGATATTTCTCAAGGTGATAGTCGAGTTGCTCTAAACTATTTAGAACTTTACAAAAGTAGTTGTGAAGGTTATAGTGAAGACGAAGTAATTGAACTCTTCAGAGAAAGACGAGCCTCTTATCATAAGGAAGAAGATAAATATAATTTGATTTCTGCTATGATAAAAAGTATTAGAGGAAGTGATCCTGATTCTGCAGTATATTGGTTAGCCAGATTATTACATGGTGGCGAAGATCCAAGATATATAGCAAGAAGAGTTGTTATTCATGCAAGTGAAGATATAGGAATGGCTAATCCAGAAGCGATGTTAATTGCAAATAGTGCAATGAATGCGAGTGAAAAAATAGGGATGCCAGAGATTAGAATAATATTGTCACAGGCTGTAATTTATTTAGCCATTTCAAGTAAAAGTAACTCATGTTATATGGCGATAGATCAAGCATTGGAAGATATAAAAGCAGGAGATTTAGAAAAGGTACCACTCCACATAGGAGATAGAGCTGTAGGATATAAATATCCACATGACTATCCAAATAACTTTATAGAACAAAAATATAGAGAGAAAAGAAAAAAATATTATACTCCTGGAAATAATAGAAATGAAAAACTTATAGAAGAAAAACTTGAAAAACTATGGAAATTAAAATAATTGAGGTGATAAAATGAAGCTGATAAAAGCGGTAAGAGGAACTAAAGATATCTTTGGTGACGACGGAATAAAATATGATTATGTAACAAGAACAGCTCAAGAGTTCTTTTCAAACTATGGATATACAATGATAAAAACTCCTATATTTGAAGAGACTGATCTTTTTAAAAGAGGAGTAGGAGAGGGAACTGATATCGTTGAAAAGGAGATGTATACTTTTCAAGATAGAGGAGAAAGAAGTATAACATTAAGACCTGAAGGAACAGCAGCAGTAGTTAGATGTTATTTAGAAAATAAAATATATGCTAAAGAGGAAACTTCAAGATTTTTCTATGCGGGGTCAATGTTTAGATATGAAAGACCACAAGCAGGAAGACAAAGAGAGTTTAACCAAATAGGTGTAGAAGTGTTAGGAGAGAGCTCTCCGATACTAGATGCAGAAGTTATATCTATGGGATTCTCTTTTTTAGATAAAATAGGAATAACAGATTTAGAAGTGACTATAAACTCTGTTGGAGAAAAAGAAACAAGAGTTAGATATAGAGAGGCTCTTTTAAAATTCTTAGAGCCAATGAAAGAAGAGCTTTGTGAAGATTGTAAAATGAGAATGGAAAAAAATCCATTAAGAGTTTTAGATTGTAAAGTTGAAAAATGTAAAACATTGACAGCGGATGCACCAATCATAACAGATTCTTTATCTCAAGAGGAAAAAGAGCACTATGAAACAGTAAAAAAATATCTTACATTATTTGGAGTAAAATACAAAGAGGATCCAAGACTTGTAAGAGGATTAGATTATTATTCAAGTACTGTATACGAAATTGTTACAAACAAACTAGGATCGCAAGGAACAGTTTTAGGTGGAGGAAGATATGATAATCTACTAAAACAGCTTGGAGAAAAAGAGATTCCAGCTTTTGGATTTGCAGCAGGAGTAGAAAGAATTATGATGCTTTTAGGAGAGGAGTTTCCTAAAAGAGATTTAGATGTATATGTTGCTTGGTTAGGTGAAGGAACAAAAGAGTTTGCATTTAAACTAGCTAATGATTTAAGACTTGATGGAAAATCTGTTATAATTGATTACAATACAAAAGCTATGAAAGCGCATATGAAAAAAGCTGACAAAGTTGGAGCTAAAAATGTTATTATAATAGGGGATGACGAAATGAATAAAGGCGTTGTAATGCTAAAAGATTTCGTAAATAGAACTCAAGAAGAAGTAAAAGTAGAGGAATTAAAAAATATATTAAAATAATAAAAAAGGAGAGAAGAATATGACTTACTATAGAACTCATAACTTAGGTGAATTAAGATCTTCAAACATTGGTGAAACAGTAACTTTATCAGGATGGGTAGATACTAAAAGAGATTTAGGTGGATTAACATTTATAGATTTAAGAGATAGAGAAGGAAAAACTCAAATAGTTTTTCATACAGATATAGCAGAACTTTCTGTAGTTGAACTTGCTCAAAAATTAAGAAATGAATCAGTAATAAAGATAAAAGGAATAGTAAAAGAAAGACAGAGTAAAAATGCAAATATTCCTACAGGAGATATTGAAGTTTTTGCAACAGAGTTAGAGATACTAAACGGTTGCGATGTTCTTCCATTCCAAGTTTCTGGAGATGAGAATTTAGGAGAAAATATTAGGTTAAAATATAGATACTTAGATCTAAGAAGAGCTCAAATGACAAGAAACTTAAAGATGAGACATAAAATGATAATGTCTATAAGAAATTATATGGATGAAAAAGGATTTTTAGATGTAGATACTCCTATTCTAACTAAATCTACACCAGAAGGGGCAAGAGACTTCTTAGTTCCAAGTAGAATAAATCCAGGTGAGTTCTATGCGTTACCACAATCACCACAATTATTTAAGCAACTGTTAATGATTTCAGGAGTAGAGAAATATTTCCAAATCGCTAAATGTTTTAGAGATGAAGATTTAAGAGCAGATAGACAACCAGAATTTACACAGTTAGATATAGAGATGTCTTTCGTTGAGCAAAAAGACATAATGAATGAGATAGAAGGCTTAGCAAAAAGAGTATTTAAAAATGTAACTGGGGAATCTGCTGATTATGAGTTCCCAAGAATGCCTTATGCTGAAGCTATGGAAAGATTCGGTTCTGATAAACCAGATGTAAGATTTGCAGTAGAATTAAAAGATTTAACTTCTATTATGGCTACTTGTGGATTCAAAGGATTCAAGAGTGCTGTAGAAGCTGGTGGAATAGTTAAAGCTGTTGTAGCACCAGGTGTAGCAGAGCAATTCTCTAGAAAAGTTTTAACAGAGTATGAAGATTATGCTAAGACATATTTTGGAGCAAAAGGTATGGCTTGGATAAAAATAACAGAAGAAGGAGTAAATTCTCCAATAGCTAAATTCTTTACAGAAGAAGAGATGGCAGCAATAATTTCAACAACAGAAGCAAAAGTTGGAGATGTTATTATGATAGTTGCAGATAGAGCAAAAGTTGTATATGGAGCTTTAGGTGCAGTTAGATTAAAAATAGGAAAAGAGTTAGGACTTATAAACAATGATGAGTTTAAATTCTTATGGGTAGTGGATTTCCCTATGTTTGAATATGATGAAGAGGAAGCTAGATACAAGGCACAACACCATCCGTTTACATCAATAAAATCTGAGGATATGCAAATGTTCTTAGATGGAGAGATGGATGCTGTAAGAACTAACTCTTATGACTTAGTTTTAAACGGATCTGAAATCGGTGGAGGATCAATAAGAATATTTAATCCTGAAATTCAAAGTAAAGTATTTGAACAGTTAGGATTATCAAAAGAAGAGGCTCAAGAGAAGTTTGGATTCTTTATTGATGCATTTAAATTTGGGGCACCACCACACGGAGGACTAGCATTTGGAATTGATAGATGGTTGATGGTAATGCTAAAAGAAAATTCAATTAGAGATGTAATACCATTCCCTAAAACAAATAAAGGACAATGTCTAATGACTGAAGCACCAAGCAAAGTTGATGACAAACAATTAGAGGAGTTATACCTAGATTCAACATATGAGTTAGAAAAAATATAGGTATAAAAATACAAGTATAAAAAATATAAGAATTATAGATATTTTTTAATTGAAAAAAAAATATAGAAGTGATATAATTCTCTTAAGAATAAACATTTCTGGTCTATTCGCTATTATCTGGAGGTTTTGGGCCTAAGGTCGCTAATGGGATTGGCGCTGCTATTCATAACTCAGAAAAGTCACGGAAACCCTTGTTTCACGGACCCTGTATATGTAATAGTATCTGGTTACCACTTACAAGAGATGGCGACCAAAACTGTAAGGAAGGCGGTAGATCGGAATTATTCTTATGGGACTTTCGGGTCCTTTTTTTATTTCACAACGAAAGGGGTTATAAATGATAACTATTGAAAAACAGATAGAAAAAATATTGTTAGAGACAGTAAATAATCTTTATGCAGATAAAGAATTAAAGCCTGTTGAGATAACAGTAGCAACAAATGAGAAGTTTGGAGATTTTCAGTCAAACTTTGCTATGATGAATTCAAAAATAATTGGTGGAAACCCAAGAGCAATTGCAGAAAATATAGTAAACAATTTAGTTGTAAATGAAGTGATTGATAAAATAGAGATTGCAGGACCAGGATTTTTAAATATATTCCTAAAGGATTCTTTATTAGGAGATATCGTAAAAAAAATATCTAAAGAAAAATATGAGTTTAACGAATTAAATATGAAAGGCGATGTAATTATAGATTATTCATCACCAAATATAGCAAAAAGAATGCACATAGGGCATTTAAGATCTACAATAATTGGAGACTCAATCAAAAGAATGTATAAATTCTTGGGATATAATGTTGTTGCAGACAATCATATCGGAGATTGGGGAACGCAATTTGGTAAGCTAATTATAGGATATAGAAATTGGTTGAATCAAGATGCTTATAAAGAGAATCCAATAGAAGAGTTAGAAAGAGTATACGTTGAGTTTACTAGACAGAGCGAAGAGCATCCTGAGCTTGAAGATCAAGCTAGAGAAGAGCTAAAGAAACTTCAAGATGGAGATCAAGAAAATTATAGATTATGGCAAGAGTTTATAAAAGTTTCTCTTGATGAATATGAGAAATTATACTCAAGAATGGGAATAACTTTCGATACTTATTATGGTGAGTCATTCTATCATAATTTAATGCCAGGTGTGGTAGCAGAGTTAGAGGAAAAGAAAATAGCTGTAGAGGATCAAGGAGCTAAAGTTGTATTCTTCGCCGAAGAAGATAAACTTCACCCTTGTATCGTTCAAAAGAAAGATGGAGCATTTTTATATGCAACTTCAGATATAGCTACAGTTAAGTTTAGATTAGGTAACTACGATGTAAATAAACTTATATATGTAACTGACGAGAGACAGCAAGATCACTTTAGACAATTTTTCAAAATAACAGATATGTTAGGATGGAATGTTGAAAAGCAACATGTTTGGTTTGGTATAATGAGATTTGCTGATGGTGTTTTCTCTACTAGAAAAGGGAATGTAATAAGATTAGAAGAACTTCTAGATGAAGGGAAAAGAAGAGCTTACGAAATTGTAAATGAAAAAAACCCTGAGTTATCAGCTGAAGAGAAGGATAATATTGCAGAAATAGTTGGAACAGGAGCTATAAAGTATGCAGATTTATCTCAAAATAGACAAACAGCAGTTATATTTGAGTGGGATAAAATACTTAGTTTTGAAGGGAATACAGCACCGTATCTTCAATACTCATATGCTAGAATAAAATCTATTTTAAGAAGAGCTGAAGAACAAAATAGAGTTTTAAATGAGAATGTAACAATTACATTTGCAGATAAAGCAGAAAGAAATTTAGCACATCACTTAACACAGTTTCCAACTGTTATTTTAAAAGCAGCAGAAAGCTGTAGACCTAATTTAGTAGCAGATTATTTATTTGAGTTATCAAAGAAATTTAATAGTTTCTATAACTCTTGTCCAATACTAAATCAAGAGGAAGAAACATTATATTCGAGACTTTTATTGGCAGAAAGAACAGCTGCTGTATTAAAAGAGGGATTAAACCTACTAGGGATTAATACGTTAGAAAGAATGTAACAATATTTTAAAATCCAGAAAGTTTTTACTTTCTGGATTTTTTATTTTTTTGAAAGATAAAGAAAAAAGTGTGGTATAAGAAAGAAATAGAAGTTTTAATTTTTTAATTAAAGGAGGGGGAAATGGAAATTTTTGATATGATATATTCCGTAGCAGTGGATGCTTTTTTTAAAGTAGGAGTTTTTGTTTCTATCTCGCTTTTAATAATAGGTTTAATAGATTATAAATTTAATGGATTATTACTGAAGTTAATAGAAAAGAATCAAAAAAATCAAATATATTTTGCAGCTTTATTGGGTTTAATCCCAGGCTGTGGAGGAGCAATAGTAATAGTACCACTATATATATCAGGAAAGGTTAGTTTTGGTAGTTTAGTAACAGCATTTATAACTACGATGGGAGATGCTGCATTTGTTTTAATGGTTGGAAATGTTAAAGCTTATTTTGCAGTTCTCTTGATAAGCGGATTTGTTGGTATTTTAACTGGAATGATTATTGATAAATTAAAGATAGGAACAATTGTAAAACTATCAATTTCTAAGGAAGAATTGAATTCTGAAATTGGAGAGTTTGTTTCTGAAAGTAAAACAGAAAAAAACTATAAACATGTAGGGCATAACAAAGGTGATATTATAGATAAAGTTTTGCATAAAAAAAATACATATAAGTATATACATGTTTTAACTCATAAAGTTTGGTATAAACTATTTTGGGTAATAGTTATACTATCAATTCCATTAGCATTTAGTCATATTTTTGAAGAGCATAGTCATAGTGATAAAGAATCTTATGAAGCACTATTTGAATTTATAGGATTTTTAGGGACTTTTTTATGTATAGTTTATACTGGAGTGAGTAGAAAAATTATAAAAGGAAGTGATTTTGATAAAACAGAAAGTAAATTAAATTCAGCTAAAGAAACACTGATACATACAGCTGAAGAGGTAGCATTTTTAGTAACATGGGTTTTTATAGCTTTTTTATTATATCAGATATTAATATATGCTATAGGCGGTGAGGATCAATTAAGAAGCCTTCTAAACGAGAATGGATTTTGGGTTGTTATAGCTGCAATATTTATAGGAATACTTCCAGGGTGTGGGCCACAGATACTTCTAGCAGCTATTTATGTATCTGGAGGGATTCCTTTTTCAGCTCTTGTAGCAAACGCTATATGTAATGATGGAGATGCACTTTTTCCACTAATTGCCCTAAGTAAAAAATCAGCATTTTTAGTTACTATTTATAATTTAATTCCAGCTTTGATTGTTGGTGGAGCATTATATTTTATAGAAAATATGTAAAAAAGACGGTTTGATCAAACCGTCTTTTGTTTTTTACATCTCTTCCATAAAGTCATCTAAATCTACAAGAGACTTAATAAGTTCTAAGTAGTGTTTATTAACAGTAGTAGAAACTCTATTAATTTTTATAAGACCTTTATCTGCTAAAATAGATGCATTTGTGTTAATCTCATCTAAAGAATAATCAGTTAATAATTTTTCCAAATCTAGAGTAGTTAAAACTTTTTTCTGAAGTTCAGTTGTACTTCCATTAGCCATACATCCAAGAGTTATAATCTCTTTTTCTTCAAAAACATCTCCTTGAGATTCAAACTCTAAAAGTGCTTTAAAAATTTCTTCTTGTAGTTTTTTGTTCATAAAAATCCTCTCCTATATATTATTTTAAAAAATAATCTTTCAGAATAGTGTCAATAAGTGGATCAACTCCTAGAAATTTTAAATATCTATCATACTCCACTTTTTTTTCATAAAGTTTTTCTTCAGAGATATTACCTCTAATTGCCTTAATAAGAATATTTTTAGGTGTGTGTTCCATATCGATAAACTCCATAACCTTTGTATTAAATCCACAAAGCTCTAATGCAAGGGCTCTTAAAGCATCTGTAGCCAATGAACTAAATCTTTCTTGTAAAATCCCGTGATTTCCAAAAGGAGAAAGAGAGTTTTTAAGTTCAGTTGTTTTTGATTTATCAATTTTTTGATTTATCTCAGATTGGCAGCATGGAACAGCTAAAATAGCTTTTGCTCCTAGCTCAAGACCTTTTAAGATAGAATAGTCTGTGGCATTGTTACAAGCATGTAATGAGAAAATCATATCAACATTTTTAAAAGAGTTAAAATCTTTAATATCACCCTTTAAAAATGATAGATTTGTAAACTCTAGTTCTTTTGCTATTTCATTGCAATGTTTAATAACATCATCTTTTAAATCTAATCCAATAATTTCAATGTTCATATTTTTTATATTTTTTAAGTAGTGATATAAAGCAAAAGTAAGATATGATTTTCCACATCCGAAATCAACAATTTTCATCGAATTATCTATAAGCTTTTTATCTTGAAGTTCTTTAAGAGTATCTTCAATAAACTCTAAATATCTGTTAATTTGTCTAAATTTATTGAATTTCTCTTTACTTACATGACCATCATTAGACATGACCCCTAGCTTAATAAGAAAAGGAATAGGCGTATTGTCTTCTAATATATAGTTTTTCTTTTTATTGTGAGAGAGAGAAACTTGTTTTTTGTCAGTTTTTTTATTTTTAAAACTAAAGCCTTTTTTATTTTGTAGAATTTGAATCTCTTCACTTGAATTAATAATTAAAATTTGTTTAAAATTATTAAGAATACTATCAAGATAATTAAAAGTTTCATCTATGCTAAGATTAGAATGGAAAGCCTTATTCTCTTTAAATTGCTCAAACTGAATTCTAATTTCACCTTTGATTATTAGTGGTTTTATATTTATTTTTTTATACTCAGTTGAATTTTTAGAGTTAGAAAATACTGCTTTGATAAAACTATTATTATCTATGTTTAATTTAAAAATATTTAAAACGTCTTCTTTTGAAAATTTCATAAAAAACTCCTTTTTTCTAATATAGTATATTATACCTCTTCGGTAAAAAATATTCAAAAAAATTTTGACAAAAATAATAAATTATGTTATTTTAAGATGGTATATGGTTATAGGGGGTAGGGGTATTTTATATTGGCGAATCTAAAAAAGGAGAACAAGAATGAAAAGAGAGTATGAAATTAAAAATCTTCACTGTGGTGGATGTGCTTCAAAGATACAATATGAATTGGATAAAATAAAAGAAATAAAAGATGTCAATGTTGATTTTTATACAAAAAAATTAAAATTGACAATGATTGAACCTTTAGATGAAAATGAATTTCTTAAACAGTTAAATCAAATAGCTGATAAGGTTGAACCAGGAACTTATTTTTCACCAAAAGAGAGCTTGCAAAATAAATCGGAAACTTCACAAAAAGAAAAAACAGAAAAAGAGGATAGCAAAATAGAAATAATAGTTTTAACAATAGGGCTAACTCTATTTGTAGTTGGATTAACTTTAGAAAAAAGTTTACAAAAGGATATTATTTTAATATTAGCATATGGTTTATCGGGATATGATATTCTTTTGAGTGCTTTTTCAAATCTAAGAAAAGGTAAGTTTTTGGATGAAAACTTTTTGATGAGTATAGCGACAATAGGAGCTTTTATATTAGGAGATTTTGCAGAAGCAGCAGGAGTTATGATTTTCTATAAAATTGGTGAATTTTTTCAAGATATGGCCGTTAATAACTCTAAAAAATCTATAGAAAAGTTGATGAGTATAAAACCAGATTTTGCAAATGTAAAAAAATCAGATGGAACTTTAGAAATAGTAGATCCAATGAAAGTAAAGGTAGGAGATATATTAATAGTAAAGCCAGGAGAAAGAGTTCCTTTAGACGGAAAGATAATCCTTGGAAGTACAACTATTGATAAAGCGGCATTAACAGGAGAATCAATTCCAGTTTTAGGTGAAGTAGAGGATGAAGTTTTAAGTGGTTGTATTAATTTGTCTGGAACTATCGAGATAAAAGTTACTAAAAATTATTCTCAGTCAACAGTTAGCAGAATTATAGAGATGGTAGAAAATGCAGGAAGTAAAAAAGCTCAAGCGGAAAAGTTTATAACTAAATTTGCAAGATACTATACACCAGTTGTTGTTGTACTGGCACTTTTAATAGGATTAGGATTACCTCTAGTAGTAGCAGGTGGTTTTAAACTATGGTTGAGCAGAGCACTTATATTCTTAGTAATATCTTGTCCTTGTGCACTTGTTCTATCAGTACCTTTAACATTTTTCAGTTCGATCGGAAAAGCTTCAAAACAAGGGATATTAATAAAGGGTGGAAACTATTTAGAGAGACTAAAGAATATAGATGTGGTAGTTTTTGATAAAACAGGAACTTTAACAAAAGGAAAATTTAAAGTCAATAAAATTGAAGTTTTTAAAGGAGAAGAAGAGAGTCTTTTAAAATATGCAAAAATTGGTGAATTTTATTCAAATCATCCAATAGGAAAAGCTATTTTGAATTATGGAAATGTAAGTATAAACGAGTGGGACATACAAGGTCATAATGAAAAGGCAGGGTATGGAGTCAATGCTCTTTATAATAACAAAGAGATACTTGTTGGAAGTAAAAAATTCATGGAAAATAATGATATAGATGTTCCTAAAAGTGATGAGTATGGAACAGTTGTTTATGTAGCTGTAGACTCTGAATTTTTAGGTAGAATTTATGTTGAGGATGAAATAAAAGAGAGCTCAAAAAAAACTATAAACGAATTAAAAGCTCAAGGAATAGATGTTTATATGTTAACTGGTGATAATAAAAAAACAGGTAATCATATAGGTGAAGAGTTAGGAATAGATGAAGATAAAATATGTACTCACTTACTTCCAGAAGATAAAGTTTCTAAATTAGAAGAGATAAAAGCTAAAAGTAAAAAAGGAACGATATATGTTGGAGATGGAATAAATGATGCTCCAGTATTAGCTATGGCAGATGTA harbors:
- the secG gene encoding preprotein translocase subunit SecG, with translation METLLTVFLFIFAVALIILVLIQPDRSHGMSGSMGMGGSNTVFGVSKDGGPLARATEVVAFLFILSALLLYLVK
- a CDS encoding replication-associated recombination protein A → MQSIFSKNFENAKPLSTRLRPKVLGDFEGQDKLLGKNGVLRKIIEGKNLSNMILYGPSGSGKSSLGEIISKELDYNFETLNATIASLNDLREIVERAKRNLELYGKKTILFLDEIHRFNKTQQDALLSYTETGILILVGATTENPYHNLNNALISRCLIFEFKALTRENIKAILLKGEKFIEVELPQEVREVILDISQGDSRVALNYLELYKSSCEGYSEDEVIELFRERRASYHKEEDKYNLISAMIKSIRGSDPDSAVYWLARLLHGGEDPRYIARRVVIHASEDIGMANPEAMLIANSAMNASEKIGMPEIRIILSQAVIYLAISSKSNSCYMAIDQALEDIKAGDLEKVPLHIGDRAVGYKYPHDYPNNFIEQKYREKRKKYYTPGNNRNEKLIEEKLEKLWKLK
- the hisS gene encoding histidine--tRNA ligase → MKLIKAVRGTKDIFGDDGIKYDYVTRTAQEFFSNYGYTMIKTPIFEETDLFKRGVGEGTDIVEKEMYTFQDRGERSITLRPEGTAAVVRCYLENKIYAKEETSRFFYAGSMFRYERPQAGRQREFNQIGVEVLGESSPILDAEVISMGFSFLDKIGITDLEVTINSVGEKETRVRYREALLKFLEPMKEELCEDCKMRMEKNPLRVLDCKVEKCKTLTADAPIITDSLSQEEKEHYETVKKYLTLFGVKYKEDPRLVRGLDYYSSTVYEIVTNKLGSQGTVLGGGRYDNLLKQLGEKEIPAFGFAAGVERIMMLLGEEFPKRDLDVYVAWLGEGTKEFAFKLANDLRLDGKSVIIDYNTKAMKAHMKKADKVGAKNVIIIGDDEMNKGVVMLKDFVNRTQEEVKVEELKNILK
- the aspS gene encoding aspartate--tRNA ligase; its protein translation is MTYYRTHNLGELRSSNIGETVTLSGWVDTKRDLGGLTFIDLRDREGKTQIVFHTDIAELSVVELAQKLRNESVIKIKGIVKERQSKNANIPTGDIEVFATELEILNGCDVLPFQVSGDENLGENIRLKYRYLDLRRAQMTRNLKMRHKMIMSIRNYMDEKGFLDVDTPILTKSTPEGARDFLVPSRINPGEFYALPQSPQLFKQLLMISGVEKYFQIAKCFRDEDLRADRQPEFTQLDIEMSFVEQKDIMNEIEGLAKRVFKNVTGESADYEFPRMPYAEAMERFGSDKPDVRFAVELKDLTSIMATCGFKGFKSAVEAGGIVKAVVAPGVAEQFSRKVLTEYEDYAKTYFGAKGMAWIKITEEGVNSPIAKFFTEEEMAAIISTTEAKVGDVIMIVADRAKVVYGALGAVRLKIGKELGLINNDEFKFLWVVDFPMFEYDEEEARYKAQHHPFTSIKSEDMQMFLDGEMDAVRTNSYDLVLNGSEIGGGSIRIFNPEIQSKVFEQLGLSKEEAQEKFGFFIDAFKFGAPPHGGLAFGIDRWLMVMLKENSIRDVIPFPKTNKGQCLMTEAPSKVDDKQLEELYLDSTYELEKI
- the argS gene encoding arginine--tRNA ligase — its product is MITIEKQIEKILLETVNNLYADKELKPVEITVATNEKFGDFQSNFAMMNSKIIGGNPRAIAENIVNNLVVNEVIDKIEIAGPGFLNIFLKDSLLGDIVKKISKEKYEFNELNMKGDVIIDYSSPNIAKRMHIGHLRSTIIGDSIKRMYKFLGYNVVADNHIGDWGTQFGKLIIGYRNWLNQDAYKENPIEELERVYVEFTRQSEEHPELEDQAREELKKLQDGDQENYRLWQEFIKVSLDEYEKLYSRMGITFDTYYGESFYHNLMPGVVAELEEKKIAVEDQGAKVVFFAEEDKLHPCIVQKKDGAFLYATSDIATVKFRLGNYDVNKLIYVTDERQQDHFRQFFKITDMLGWNVEKQHVWFGIMRFADGVFSTRKGNVIRLEELLDEGKRRAYEIVNEKNPELSAEEKDNIAEIVGTGAIKYADLSQNRQTAVIFEWDKILSFEGNTAPYLQYSYARIKSILRRAEEQNRVLNENVTITFADKAERNLAHHLTQFPTVILKAAESCRPNLVADYLFELSKKFNSFYNSCPILNQEEETLYSRLLLAERTAAVLKEGLNLLGINTLERM
- a CDS encoding putative manganese transporter, whose amino-acid sequence is MEIFDMIYSVAVDAFFKVGVFVSISLLIIGLIDYKFNGLLLKLIEKNQKNQIYFAALLGLIPGCGGAIVIVPLYISGKVSFGSLVTAFITTMGDAAFVLMVGNVKAYFAVLLISGFVGILTGMIIDKLKIGTIVKLSISKEELNSEIGEFVSESKTEKNYKHVGHNKGDIIDKVLHKKNTYKYIHVLTHKVWYKLFWVIVILSIPLAFSHIFEEHSHSDKESYEALFEFIGFLGTFLCIVYTGVSRKIIKGSDFDKTESKLNSAKETLIHTAEEVAFLVTWVFIAFLLYQILIYAIGGEDQLRSLLNENGFWVVIAAIFIGILPGCGPQILLAAIYVSGGIPFSALVANAICNDGDALFPLIALSKKSAFLVTIYNLIPALIVGGALYFIENM
- a CDS encoding SAM-dependent methyltransferase, which translates into the protein MKFSKEDVLNIFKLNIDNNSFIKAVFSNSKNSTEYKKINIKPLIIKGEIRIQFEQFKENKAFHSNLSIDETFNYLDSILNNFKQILIINSSEEIQILQNKKGFSFKNKKTDKKQVSLSHNKKKNYILEDNTPIPFLIKLGVMSNDGHVSKEKFNKFRQINRYLEFIEDTLKELQDKKLIDNSMKIVDFGCGKSYLTFALYHYLKNIKNMNIEIIGLDLKDDVIKHCNEIAKELEFTNLSFLKGDIKDFNSFKNVDMIFSLHACNNATDYSILKGLELGAKAILAVPCCQSEINQKIDKSKTTELKNSLSPFGNHGILQERFSSLATDALRALALELCGFNTKVMEFIDMEHTPKNILIKAIRGNISEEKLYEKKVEYDRYLKFLGVDPLIDTILKDYFLK
- a CDS encoding heavy metal translocating P-type ATPase, whose product is MKREYEIKNLHCGGCASKIQYELDKIKEIKDVNVDFYTKKLKLTMIEPLDENEFLKQLNQIADKVEPGTYFSPKESLQNKSETSQKEKTEKEDSKIEIIVLTIGLTLFVVGLTLEKSLQKDIILILAYGLSGYDILLSAFSNLRKGKFLDENFLMSIATIGAFILGDFAEAAGVMIFYKIGEFFQDMAVNNSKKSIEKLMSIKPDFANVKKSDGTLEIVDPMKVKVGDILIVKPGERVPLDGKIILGSTTIDKAALTGESIPVLGEVEDEVLSGCINLSGTIEIKVTKNYSQSTVSRIIEMVENAGSKKAQAEKFITKFARYYTPVVVVLALLIGLGLPLVVAGGFKLWLSRALIFLVISCPCALVLSVPLTFFSSIGKASKQGILIKGGNYLERLKNIDVVVFDKTGTLTKGKFKVNKIEVFKGEEESLLKYAKIGEFYSNHPIGKAILNYGNVSINEWDIQGHNEKAGYGVNALYNNKEILVGSKKFMENNDIDVPKSDEYGTVVYVAVDSEFLGRIYVEDEIKESSKKTINELKAQGIDVYMLTGDNKKTGNHIGEELGIDEDKICTHLLPEDKVSKLEEIKAKSKKGTIYVGDGINDAPVLAMADVGVSMGKIGSDIAIESSDVVLMNDDPYKIIEILNLANLNNKVVLENVTFALGVKIVVMILGVLGVANLWLAIFADVGVSVLAVLNASKILKEKKES